The following are encoded in a window of Ignavibacteriales bacterium genomic DNA:
- a CDS encoding aldolase/citrate lyase family protein — MLGVKKGSAGKRGSNVRSDCFVEIELTKIKGIKSSVQSKVNSMYGQDINDMIILICDFFEIKHAEILVEDYGALPFTLAARFEAAYKKLRPDDPREFLPSMNKNNYYLTQRDRMRRSRLYLPGNEPKFYSNAGLHKPDGIILDLEDSVAPTEKDSARYLVRNALCAVDFYGAERMVRINQLPMGLNDLKFVVPHNIHVILIPKCESAITVKDVEEEINVIKAMNNISAEIYLMPIIESALGVVKSYEIANASDKVCALAVGLEDYTADLGVERTNEGKESFYARSAVVNSAKAAGVQAIDTVFSDVDDMEGLKGSVLEAKALGFEGKGCIHPRQIKVVHDAFAPPEKEIEKAKKIVLAFNEAEKNGLGVVALGSKMIDAPVVKRAQHTIKLAILNNLLDKNWNK; from the coding sequence ATGCTAGGAGTAAAAAAGGGATCGGCAGGAAAACGCGGAAGTAATGTCCGCTCCGATTGCTTCGTTGAAATTGAGTTAACAAAAATCAAAGGGATTAAATCTTCCGTTCAGAGCAAAGTTAATTCAATGTACGGTCAAGACATCAATGATATGATAATATTGATATGCGATTTCTTTGAAATCAAGCATGCCGAAATATTGGTTGAAGATTATGGTGCACTTCCGTTTACACTTGCTGCAAGATTTGAAGCTGCTTATAAAAAACTTAGACCGGATGATCCAAGAGAATTTCTCCCATCAATGAATAAAAATAATTATTACTTAACTCAAAGAGATAGAATGCGTAGAAGCAGACTTTATCTTCCGGGTAATGAGCCAAAATTTTATTCGAATGCCGGTCTGCATAAACCTGACGGAATAATTCTAGACCTCGAAGACAGTGTTGCACCAACTGAAAAAGATTCTGCAAGATATTTAGTACGTAATGCCCTTTGTGCAGTTGATTTCTACGGCGCAGAAAGAATGGTACGAATCAATCAATTGCCGATGGGATTAAATGATTTGAAATTTGTTGTACCTCATAACATACATGTTATTCTCATACCGAAGTGTGAATCCGCAATAACAGTTAAAGATGTTGAGGAAGAAATAAATGTTATTAAAGCGATGAATAATATCTCGGCAGAAATATATTTAATGCCGATAATTGAAAGTGCGCTCGGAGTTGTTAAGTCTTACGAGATTGCCAATGCTTCCGATAAAGTTTGTGCTCTTGCAGTTGGACTTGAAGATTACACTGCCGATCTTGGGGTTGAAAGAACAAACGAAGGTAAAGAAAGTTTTTATGCAAGAAGCGCTGTTGTTAATTCAGCAAAAGCTGCCGGAGTTCAAGCAATTGATACTGTCTTTTCAGATGTTGATGATATGGAAGGATTAAAAGGTAGTGTTCTTGAAGCCAAAGCTCTTGGATTTGAAGGGAAAGGTTGTATTCATCCTCGTCAGATAAAAGTTGTACATGATGCATTTGCACCACCTGAAAAAGAAATCGAGAAAGCAAAAAAGATTGTTCTTGCATTCAATGAAGCTGAAAAGAACGGACTTGGCGTTGTAGCTCTCGGCAGTAAAATGATAGATGCACCGGTTGTTAAACGTGCACAACATACAATTAAGTTAGCGATCTTAAATAATCTTTTAGATAAAAATTGGAATAAGTAA
- a CDS encoding TonB-dependent receptor, which yields MRKVFYSHLIQLLLFFLLLLPIKNLLAQETGTLRGLVVDSTTSEALAFSSAYIRELKIGANTDARGYFLITSVPANQNLTLVVSYVGYKTKSLKIRISEGKLTHYNISLSPTQIELQTIETIDKRNVEKNETNISLQRIAIRDLEALPKGVETDVFRSIKYLPGIQSTGDVSAQYYVRGGASNQNLVMIDGITVYNPFHALGLFSVIDPDMINNIEFYKGGFSAEYGGRLSSVMKIVTNDGNKNTYGAKATASLLSGKLLLEGPIPYGSFIITGRKSYSNDIIKKFMNNQTIPIDFYDLSFKLNYSNPEFILGSKFSVNGFSSADNIIHNDPRIEDYKWSNNIFGFKWFQLSDSPLFFEVGVSVSSFKGEVLPKLSDARSTKNAVNDIGMQMDFTYMFDSKDEIDAGFHIKQIQTDLFLENSTNIPVNLGSSAANIIFYSKYKLMRWDFFGLDAGIRINLTSLSRNPNANIVEPRLNFTLRLLSQVSLKGAVGIYQQEITTISDENEIINIFEPWIITPPYLTPSRAIHYILGLEAEPLNNFSLTVEGYYKYINNLPLLNENKVLWSDPDFVAGNGESYGLEVFTKINPDPINFTISYTYAHAYKELDGLRYYPRYDIRHSLNVALEFNLGDGWRSSAVWMYNSGLPFTQILGYYDKYYLSNIFAAWNRYDPRQPFTILGIQNLGRLPDYHRLDLTLSKKFKINPLTVTIDLSVINVYNRENIFYFKRDTGERVNMLPFLPSATVRVEL from the coding sequence ATGAGAAAGGTTTTTTATTCACATCTGATTCAGCTTTTACTTTTCTTTCTGTTATTGCTTCCGATAAAAAATTTATTAGCACAAGAAACCGGAACTCTACGCGGATTAGTTGTAGATTCCACTACTTCCGAAGCCCTCGCATTTTCCAGCGCATACATTAGAGAATTAAAAATCGGTGCCAACACAGATGCACGTGGTTATTTCTTAATTACATCCGTTCCGGCAAATCAAAATTTAACTTTAGTTGTTTCTTACGTAGGATATAAAACTAAAAGTTTAAAAATTAGAATTTCGGAAGGAAAACTAACACACTATAATATTTCCTTGTCTCCCACTCAGATTGAATTGCAAACCATTGAAACAATAGACAAACGCAATGTGGAAAAAAATGAAACAAATATAAGTTTACAAAGAATTGCCATACGTGATCTCGAAGCATTACCAAAAGGTGTTGAGACAGATGTTTTTCGATCAATAAAATATTTACCAGGCATTCAATCAACAGGTGACGTGTCAGCACAATATTATGTACGAGGTGGTGCAAGTAATCAGAATCTTGTTATGATAGATGGGATAACTGTTTACAATCCTTTTCATGCGCTAGGTTTATTCAGTGTTATAGATCCAGATATGATCAACAATATTGAATTTTATAAAGGGGGATTCAGTGCTGAGTACGGAGGAAGGCTTTCGTCTGTAATGAAAATTGTGACTAATGATGGTAATAAAAATACTTATGGTGCTAAAGCAACTGCAAGTTTACTTTCTGGTAAATTACTTCTTGAGGGGCCAATTCCTTACGGTTCATTTATTATAACAGGTAGAAAAAGTTATTCAAATGATATCATAAAAAAATTTATGAATAATCAAACTATTCCGATTGATTTTTATGATCTCTCATTCAAATTGAATTATTCCAATCCTGAATTTATTTTAGGAAGTAAATTTTCAGTAAATGGATTTTCAAGTGCTGATAATATAATACACAATGATCCTCGTATTGAAGATTATAAATGGTCAAACAACATTTTTGGATTCAAATGGTTTCAACTTAGCGATAGCCCACTTTTTTTTGAGGTTGGTGTTTCAGTAAGCAGTTTCAAAGGCGAAGTACTTCCTAAACTTAGCGATGCACGGTCAACAAAAAATGCTGTTAATGATATAGGCATGCAAATGGATTTTACATACATGTTTGATTCTAAAGATGAGATTGATGCAGGCTTTCATATAAAACAAATCCAAACTGATTTATTTCTTGAAAACTCAACTAATATTCCGGTTAATTTGGGCTCTTCAGCAGCCAACATTATTTTTTATTCTAAATATAAATTAATGCGATGGGATTTCTTTGGTCTCGATGCGGGAATTAGGATTAATCTTACCTCACTATCACGCAATCCCAATGCAAACATAGTTGAACCAAGACTAAATTTTACTTTGCGTCTGTTGTCTCAGGTATCTTTAAAAGGGGCAGTCGGAATATATCAACAGGAAATAACAACAATTAGCGATGAGAATGAAATCATTAACATTTTTGAACCTTGGATAATTACACCTCCGTATTTAACACCATCAAGAGCTATACATTATATACTTGGTCTCGAAGCAGAACCACTTAATAATTTTAGTCTTACAGTGGAAGGATATTATAAGTATATAAATAATCTTCCGTTATTAAATGAAAATAAAGTACTTTGGTCTGATCCGGATTTTGTAGCAGGTAATGGAGAATCATACGGTTTAGAAGTATTTACAAAAATTAATCCTGATCCAATAAATTTTACGATTTCTTATACATATGCACATGCTTATAAGGAACTGGATGGATTACGTTATTACCCGCGATATGATATTCGTCATTCTTTAAACGTAGCACTAGAGTTCAATTTGGGTGATGGTTGGAGATCGAGCGCAGTATGGATGTATAATTCAGGATTACCTTTTACTCAAATCCTTGGGTATTATGATAAATATTACCTCAGTAATATTTTTGCAGCCTGGAATCGGTACGATCCACGACAGCCATTTACTATTCTTGGGATTCAGAATCTTGGTAGATTGCCTGATTATCATCGCCTCGATTTAACATTATCAAAGAAATTTAAAATAAACCCTTTGACAGTGACCATAGATTTGAGCGTAATAAACGTTTACAACAGAGAAAATATATTTTACTTTAAACGCGATACAGGAGAAAGAGTAAACATGTTACCATTTCTTCCTTCTGCGACAGTTAGAGTTGAATTATGA
- a CDS encoding MmgE/PrpD family protein gives MGKSISRVISEFAVNLKYEDLPKEVINEVKRYLYDSIGCAFGAYKTKDVNIIRNIYKQMGGKPEATVFAFGEKIPAVNATLVNSLMIRSLDFNDIYWKEDPSHPSDIIPAALSVAELVGASMKEVIVAIVLAYEFEQRLCLFAKPGVRERKWHHATLTQFVSPIVAGKILGLTVDQMVNVIGISGSHNHTIGCPTAGKLTMMKNTVDPMATQSGVFAALMAQKGYTGTEKVFEGKEGFMDCFGGWNSKEEKLKPVIMKGREGKSEWSWDLDALTKDLGKSWKILECSMKAYPTEALTHTHISATLDVVKYNDIKYDEIESVTLTTIARAYDILFDPHKYRPESRETADHSLPYCIAAVIVDRKITTQSFSDEKMRDPRIWVVIDKIKGEASLEFGNMFPAKQPSKVVIRTKDGKEFSKYLEYPKGDPREPMTIEDLENKFNGLSDNILSKKQQQEIKEMIFNCDNLNARYFMSKLTIKKSAVKKKKSVVNKKVKNARSKKGIGRKTRK, from the coding sequence ATGGGAAAATCCATTTCACGAGTAATTTCAGAGTTTGCAGTCAACTTGAAATATGAAGATTTACCGAAGGAAGTAATCAATGAAGTCAAAAGATATTTATATGATTCGATCGGCTGTGCATTTGGTGCTTACAAAACAAAAGATGTAAATATCATCCGCAATATTTATAAACAGATGGGAGGTAAACCGGAAGCAACTGTATTTGCCTTTGGTGAAAAAATTCCGGCAGTAAATGCAACGCTTGTAAACTCTTTGATGATACGTTCACTCGACTTCAATGATATTTATTGGAAGGAAGATCCATCACATCCTTCAGATATAATTCCAGCCGCACTTTCTGTTGCTGAGTTAGTTGGCGCATCAATGAAAGAGGTAATCGTTGCAATCGTTCTTGCCTACGAGTTCGAACAAAGATTATGCTTATTTGCAAAACCGGGAGTACGAGAACGCAAATGGCATCATGCAACATTGACACAATTTGTTTCTCCTATTGTTGCCGGAAAAATTTTAGGATTAACAGTTGATCAAATGGTAAATGTAATTGGAATCAGCGGCTCACATAATCATACAATCGGCTGTCCGACTGCCGGCAAACTTACAATGATGAAAAATACTGTTGATCCGATGGCAACACAAAGCGGAGTATTTGCCGCATTGATGGCGCAAAAGGGTTATACCGGAACAGAAAAAGTTTTTGAAGGCAAAGAAGGATTTATGGATTGCTTCGGCGGATGGAATTCAAAAGAAGAAAAATTAAAACCTGTAATAATGAAAGGAAGAGAAGGTAAATCGGAATGGTCTTGGGATTTGGATGCGTTGACTAAAGATTTGGGTAAGAGTTGGAAAATTTTAGAATGCAGTATGAAAGCATACCCGACCGAAGCGCTAACTCATACTCACATCTCGGCTACTCTTGATGTTGTAAAATATAACGATATTAAATATGATGAAATCGAATCTGTAACTTTAACAACTATCGCAAGAGCTTATGATATATTATTTGATCCTCATAAATATCGTCCGGAATCCCGAGAAACTGCAGATCACTCACTCCCCTACTGTATCGCAGCGGTAATAGTAGACCGAAAGATCACAACTCAATCGTTCAGTGATGAAAAAATGAGAGACCCAAGAATCTGGGTAGTGATTGATAAGATCAAAGGTGAAGCATCTTTGGAATTTGGAAATATGTTCCCGGCAAAGCAGCCATCAAAAGTTGTTATAAGGACAAAAGACGGAAAAGAGTTTTCTAAATATTTGGAATATCCGAAAGGTGATCCGCGCGAACCGATGACAATCGAAGACCTAGAAAATAAATTCAATGGATTATCAGATAATATCCTATCAAAGAAACAACAGCAAGAAATTAAAGAGATGATCTTTAATTGTGATAATTTGAATGCAAGGTATTTTATGTCTAAGCTTACAATAAAAAAATCTGCAGTTAAGAAAAAGAAATCTGTAGTAAACAAAAAGGTGAAAAATGCTAGGAGTAAAAAAGGGATCGGCAGGAAAACGCGGAAGTAA
- the citF gene encoding citrate lyase subunit alpha has translation MKLIKNAVGRLVPTIINGQKQISFKGVDKYKSGGRIANPPIRSCAEYPADGNKEVKSLKDALKKAGLKDGMTISTHHHLRNGDQLTNILFDTIHSMSVKNIRWFPSASFPCHSYLIRYLRDGTIHHIEGSMNGPLGKFTTEGKMKGIGVLRSHGGRYQSIQDGEVHIDIAVIAAPTADPFGNANGVNGKSACGGLGFALADSEYADKVIVVTDNLVQFPCVPWQIQGNNVDYVVHVDSLGDTSKIVSGTTEMTKSPDRLLIAEYIAKFMNEAGIVKDGFSYQAGAGGTNLAVILFLKEIMKAKGIKARFIRGGSTKYLVELLEEGLTDYILDGQTFDLDGVRSMRDNSNHVMTTPFTSYNYHGKGNFASMVDAAILGATEVDINFNANVVSHSDGYLLHGIGGWQNCLYSKCTIIAVPSFRDRIPVILDEVTTLCGPGELIDVIVTERGIAINPKRKDLLNAVKNSSLPIRSIKEIQKEVYEICGGPPAKPKVDKKKAVAVVKWVDGTVLDSVYQLQM, from the coding sequence ATGAAACTGATAAAAAATGCTGTCGGAAGATTAGTTCCAACAATTATCAACGGACAAAAACAAATTTCGTTTAAGGGTGTTGATAAATATAAATCAGGTGGAAGAATTGCTAACCCTCCAATCAGATCATGCGCAGAATATCCTGCTGATGGAAATAAAGAAGTAAAAAGTTTGAAAGATGCTCTTAAGAAAGCGGGACTAAAAGATGGAATGACAATTTCTACACATCATCACCTTAGAAATGGAGATCAACTGACAAATATTTTATTTGATACAATTCATTCGATGAGCGTAAAAAATATTCGTTGGTTTCCAAGCGCATCTTTTCCTTGTCACTCGTATTTAATTAGATATTTAAGAGACGGAACAATTCACCATATTGAAGGAAGCATGAATGGTCCTCTCGGAAAATTTACAACCGAGGGAAAGATGAAAGGTATCGGCGTTCTTCGTTCTCACGGAGGAAGATATCAATCAATCCAAGATGGTGAAGTTCATATTGATATTGCAGTAATCGCAGCACCAACTGCCGATCCATTTGGAAATGCAAATGGTGTAAATGGTAAATCTGCTTGCGGCGGACTTGGTTTTGCACTTGCTGATTCAGAATATGCTGACAAAGTTATTGTTGTTACAGATAACCTCGTTCAATTTCCATGTGTACCTTGGCAAATCCAAGGCAACAATGTTGATTATGTTGTTCATGTTGATTCTCTTGGCGATACTTCAAAGATTGTTAGCGGTACAACTGAAATGACTAAAAGTCCGGATAGACTTTTAATTGCTGAATATATCGCAAAGTTTATGAACGAAGCTGGAATTGTTAAGGACGGATTTTCATATCAAGCAGGTGCAGGCGGAACAAACTTAGCTGTTATTCTTTTCTTAAAAGAAATCATGAAAGCAAAAGGAATTAAAGCTCGTTTCATTCGAGGCGGCTCTACAAAATATTTAGTTGAATTATTGGAAGAAGGACTGACAGATTACATTCTTGACGGACAAACTTTCGATCTTGATGGTGTACGATCAATGCGTGATAATTCGAATCATGTTATGACAACTCCGTTTACAAGTTACAATTATCATGGTAAAGGAAATTTTGCTTCTATGGTTGATGCTGCTATTCTTGGTGCAACGGAAGTTGATATAAACTTTAATGCAAATGTTGTTTCGCATTCGGATGGATATTTGCTTCATGGAATCGGAGGATGGCAAAATTGCCTTTACTCAAAATGTACAATCATCGCGGTACCTTCTTTTCGCGATAGAATTCCGGTAATACTTGATGAAGTAACAACACTCTGCGGACCGGGAGAATTAATTGATGTAATCGTTACAGAAAGAGGAATTGCCATTAATCCAAAAAGAAAAGATTTATTAAACGCAGTCAAAAATTCTTCGTTACCAATTCGTTCTATAAAGGAGATTCAAAAAGAAGTATACGAAATCTGCGGCGGTCCACCTGCAAAACCAAAAGTTGATAAGAAAAAAGCAGTTGCAGTTGTTAAATGGGTCGATGGAACTGTCCTAGATTCCGTATATCAACTTCAGATGTAA
- a CDS encoding PEGA domain-containing protein, producing the protein MRTKIFLAIFSLIIFCISCDKEVFTGVIESSIEQDGKIFIQSNPSAAKIFLGTHNMGQITPDTLVWLRSGDYDITLKLDFYKDTLIRINANDGKVTNVFVDYTTNPGHYGKIACYSIPNGADLYLNNLKMNKKTPYTISGLTPGYYNVKCTFPEFRSDSLKVAVYGGKVSNANLILEDTTKYVSYTTRNSGINDDYLTSIVIDKNNNKWIATVDKGLNKFDSKNWFSYNTNNSLRSSYINCLAIDNQNNLWVGFSNGLMMYNGTNWTDFSGDIQNRFVTAIKFDKVGNGWIGTQKGLVKYDGINWRIYSTSNSGLASDYITCLDIATDGKIWIGTDLAGICVFDGLNSWQVWNMLNMQLGQNLGNVIYSIACDFYGTIWVSHASDDKLGYRGGISQYNGNKWNIASFAGFSNDGVHYIYVDENNAKWFCSVGGLGKFTSANGFSYYSKMYTGLQSNNIVSVALDKSGNLWIATYGGGLSKFKKGNF; encoded by the coding sequence ATGAGAACAAAAATATTTTTAGCAATTTTTTCACTTATTATTTTTTGTATTAGTTGCGACAAAGAAGTTTTCACTGGTGTAATAGAATCTTCTATAGAACAAGATGGTAAAATCTTTATTCAAAGCAATCCTTCAGCTGCAAAAATATTTTTAGGTACACATAATATGGGGCAGATTACTCCAGATACATTGGTATGGCTCAGATCAGGTGATTATGATATAACATTAAAATTAGATTTTTATAAAGATACATTAATAAGAATAAATGCAAATGATGGTAAAGTCACAAATGTTTTTGTAGACTACACTACTAATCCCGGTCACTATGGAAAAATTGCCTGTTATTCTATTCCTAATGGTGCTGATCTCTATTTGAATAATTTGAAGATGAATAAAAAAACGCCTTATACAATCTCTGGTTTAACCCCAGGATATTATAATGTCAAATGTACTTTCCCTGAGTTCAGATCTGATAGTTTAAAGGTTGCTGTATATGGGGGAAAGGTATCAAATGCTAATCTTATCTTGGAGGATACTACTAAGTATGTGAGTTATACAACTCGTAATTCCGGAATAAACGATGATTATTTAACGTCGATTGTAATCGATAAAAACAATAATAAATGGATTGCTACTGTTGATAAGGGTCTAAACAAATTTGACAGCAAGAATTGGTTTTCTTACAATACTAATAATTCACTTAGGTCTAGCTACATAAACTGTTTGGCTATAGATAATCAGAATAATCTTTGGGTTGGATTTTCAAACGGTCTAATGATGTACAACGGGACTAACTGGACTGATTTTTCTGGGGATATTCAAAATCGTTTTGTAACAGCTATAAAATTTGATAAAGTTGGAAATGGTTGGATTGGAACGCAAAAAGGATTAGTAAAATATGATGGAATTAACTGGCGGATTTACTCAACTTCTAATTCTGGTTTAGCCTCAGATTATATAACATGTTTGGATATTGCTACTGATGGCAAAATATGGATTGGAACTGATTTAGCTGGTATATGCGTTTTTGATGGGTTAAATAGTTGGCAGGTTTGGAACATGCTTAATATGCAGCTAGGGCAAAATTTAGGAAATGTTATTTATTCTATTGCATGTGACTTTTATGGGACGATTTGGGTCTCTCATGCTAGCGATGATAAACTTGGTTACCGAGGAGGTATTAGTCAATACAATGGTAATAAATGGAATATTGCTTCATTTGCTGGATTCTCAAATGATGGTGTTCATTATATTTATGTTGATGAAAATAATGCTAAATGGTTTTGCAGTGTTGGAGGTTTAGGTAAGTTTACATCTGCAAATGGATTTTCATATTATAGTAAAATGTATACCGGTCTACAATCCAATAATATAGTTAGTGTTGCTCTGGATAAATCCGGTAATCTTTGGATTGCAACTTATGGCGGTGGCCTTTCAAAATTTAAGAAAGGAAATTTTTAA
- the acs gene encoding acetate--CoA ligase — MSNKKLSGEVYFPSEKVIEQAHIKDRDDLDNRAKKDYSGFWGEIANELHWFQKWDKVIDDSNKPFYKWFTGAKTNIVYNCLDVHIKTFRRNKLALIWEGENGESKTMSYFALHRETCKFANVLKSMGVQKGDRVTIYMGRTPEIIIAMLACARIGAVHSVVYGGFSVESLAERIEDSNSKVLIVSDGAYQRGKIVPLKQIADEALQRCGTIEHCLVVKRTGQEINMEQGRDMWYHELMNLPIATKNNNLEIVDSEDPLFILYTSGTTGKPKAILHTHGGFMVGTYATLKYVFDIHEEDRYWCAADPGWITGHSYIVYAPLLNGTTSFLYEGAPNFPYPNRWWAMIEKYGINILYTAPTAIRGLMRFGESWVNRHDLSSLRLLGSVGEPINPEAWKWYYRVVGKEKCPIMDTWWQTETGMFMITPMPSDPLKPGSGTKPFPGIEMDIVDESGKSVKANEEGFLVIKTPWPAMIRTVYRDDERYVSQYWSKYPGVYLTGDSARRDEDGYFWIIGRVDDVIKVSGYRLGTAEIESALVSHHSVAEAAAIGLPHELKGNAIYTYVILKSGIEKSQQLIEELRQHVSHEVGPIAKPEHIEFVDSLPKTRSGKIMRRVLKARALGQDPGNISTLEE, encoded by the coding sequence ATGTCTAACAAAAAATTATCCGGAGAAGTTTACTTTCCATCAGAAAAAGTTATCGAGCAAGCTCATATTAAGGATAGGGATGATTTAGATAATAGGGCTAAAAAAGATTATTCCGGATTCTGGGGTGAAATTGCTAATGAACTTCACTGGTTTCAAAAGTGGGATAAAGTGATTGATGATTCAAACAAGCCATTTTACAAATGGTTTACAGGTGCAAAAACAAATATTGTTTACAACTGTTTGGATGTTCATATAAAAACATTTCGTAGAAATAAACTTGCACTTATTTGGGAAGGCGAAAATGGAGAAAGTAAAACGATGTCTTACTTTGCTCTTCACCGTGAGACATGCAAGTTTGCAAATGTATTAAAAAGTATGGGAGTTCAGAAAGGTGATAGAGTTACAATTTATATGGGACGAACACCTGAGATTATTATTGCGATGCTCGCTTGTGCAAGAATCGGCGCTGTTCATTCAGTTGTGTATGGCGGTTTCTCAGTTGAATCCCTTGCAGAAAGAATTGAAGATAGTAATTCAAAAGTGTTGATTGTTTCAGACGGCGCTTATCAACGCGGAAAAATTGTTCCCTTAAAACAAATTGCAGATGAAGCTCTTCAGCGCTGCGGGACTATTGAACATTGTTTAGTTGTTAAGCGTACCGGACAAGAAATTAATATGGAACAAGGTAGAGATATGTGGTATCACGAATTGATGAATCTTCCGATTGCAACAAAAAATAACAATCTGGAAATAGTAGATTCTGAAGACCCGCTTTTTATTTTATATACATCCGGCACAACCGGAAAACCGAAAGCAATTCTTCATACTCATGGCGGATTTATGGTCGGCACATACGCTACTCTAAAATATGTTTTTGATATTCATGAAGAAGACCGTTACTGGTGTGCCGCCGATCCCGGATGGATTACCGGGCACAGCTACATTGTGTATGCACCTCTTCTTAATGGAACAACTTCTTTTTTGTATGAAGGCGCTCCAAATTTTCCGTATCCAAATCGTTGGTGGGCAATGATCGAGAAGTACGGAATTAATATTCTTTACACTGCGCCAACTGCAATTCGTGGATTAATGCGGTTTGGGGAATCGTGGGTAAACCGGCATGATCTTTCTTCTTTGCGTTTGCTTGGTTCCGTTGGCGAACCAATTAATCCTGAAGCTTGGAAATGGTATTACCGTGTTGTAGGAAAAGAAAAATGTCCGATCATGGATACATGGTGGCAAACGGAAACCGGAATGTTCATGATTACTCCGATGCCAAGTGATCCGCTGAAACCGGGTTCAGGTACAAAACCATTTCCTGGAATTGAAATGGATATTGTAGATGAATCTGGAAAATCTGTTAAGGCAAATGAAGAAGGTTTTTTAGTTATCAAAACTCCCTGGCCTGCAATGATAAGGACTGTTTACAGAGATGACGAACGTTATGTGAGTCAGTACTGGAGTAAATATCCCGGAGTTTATTTAACCGGTGACAGCGCACGCAGAGATGAAGACGGATATTTCTGGATTATCGGCAGAGTTGATGATGTTATAAAAGTTTCCGGTTACCGTTTGGGTACTGCAGAAATTGAAAGTGCATTAGTAAGTCATCATAGCGTTGCGGAAGCTGCTGCTATTGGTCTTCCTCATGAATTAAAAGGGAATGCAATTTATACTTATGTTATTCTGAAATCGGGAATAGAAAAGAGTCAACAACTTATAGAAGAACTTCGTCAACATGTTAGTCATGAAGTTGGGCCGATAGCGAAACCGGAACATATTGAGTTTGTGGATTCACTTCCGAAAACTCGCAGCGGAAAAATTATGAGACGTGTGCTCAAAGCAAGAGCTCTTGGACAAGATCCGGGAAATATCTCAACGTTGGAAGAATAA
- a CDS encoding DUF4249 family protein, with protein sequence MKKCFFTIVMIITSVLFFSCEENLNPYGDFKEKYVLNFIIRGDTTFQTATLSKDYVVYNADPYSNTDDHSVKGAIVRIWQKDQVHFLRDTTIQRPGPTNYQTPYSVYYINNFQPEENSKIDIEALLPNGKRLTSSSTVPSKVNFNYTLTDTIIPMPGKKIVSTFWATDKQNEVTLPRLMILYYTYSTGVKKLNKFIIPLSYLNIDNNLVPNYPTPSLMQGYTVDLATVNKSMELLSAGDPNKSGYEILVAIIEVYSFDTNLSLYYNSTARSGDVYSIKLDETDYSNINGGFGIFGIYMKSQWAIRFSNDFIKSFGYTPAFNN encoded by the coding sequence ATGAAGAAATGCTTTTTTACAATTGTCATGATAATCACTTCGGTCCTATTTTTTTCTTGTGAAGAAAATTTAAATCCTTATGGTGATTTCAAGGAAAAATATGTTCTAAACTTTATCATACGGGGAGATACAACTTTCCAAACAGCTACGTTAAGTAAAGATTATGTAGTTTATAATGCGGATCCATACTCCAATACCGATGACCATTCGGTGAAAGGAGCAATTGTTAGAATTTGGCAAAAAGATCAAGTACATTTTCTCCGCGATACAACCATTCAGAGACCTGGACCGACAAACTATCAAACGCCTTATTCTGTTTATTATATTAATAATTTTCAACCTGAAGAGAATTCAAAAATTGATATTGAAGCGTTGCTTCCAAATGGAAAAAGATTAACGTCTTCATCAACAGTACCAAGCAAGGTAAATTTTAATTATACACTTACCGATACGATTATACCAATGCCCGGTAAGAAAATAGTTAGTACATTTTGGGCAACTGATAAACAAAATGAAGTTACATTACCAAGATTAATGATCCTATATTATACTTATTCCACAGGAGTAAAAAAATTAAATAAATTTATTATTCCTCTTAGCTATTTGAATATAGATAATAATCTAGTACCTAATTATCCCACACCTTCGTTGATGCAAGGATATACTGTTGATCTTGCAACCGTAAACAAATCCATGGAGTTGCTTTCGGCAGGAGACCCAAACAAAAGTGGTTATGAAATATTAGTTGCGATTATAGAAGTGTATTCGTTCGATACAAATCTTAGTCTTTATTATAATTCAACTGCTAGAAGTGGGGATGTTTATTCAATTAAATTAGATGAAACCGATTATTCCAACATTAATGGCGGTTTTGGCATTTTTGGAATTTATATGAAGAGCCAATGGGCAATTAGATTTTCAAACGACTTTATTAAATCATTCGGATATACACCTGCTTTTAACAATTAG